The genomic DNA GCTTGTACCTGTAATTTCACTTCTTCATTTTTATCCACTACTCAGTATCTTCGTAATACAAAAACCCGATTTACGACGAATTCGATACGTATTGGGCCTTTAATATCCTGTAATTTAGGTAATTCGATACACGATGAGGATGATAATTGGGAAAAGAATGTGATTAAATTAGTTAGGTTGTCTGTTACATTAACTGTTGTGTCAGCTGCATTTCCACAAGGTGTGAATGCGGTGAAGGTTACGAAGCgtagtaaaaataaaaaaaccgTAGAGGCGTTTACACCGGAACAATTGAAAGTGTGGTCGGAGGGGCTTCCGGTTGTGGCTAAGAGGATTGCGTATAGTGAGATATTAGGCTTGAAGAAGGAAGGGAGACTTAAGCATATAATTAAGCCTCCGGATGTAGAGTTGAAGCAACGTGCTGAGGTTGTTTTAGTTGTTTTGGAGGATTCTAGGGTTTTGAGGATTGTGTTGCCTTCGTTTGAGGTTGATCCGAAGTTTTGGGTGGAGTGGGATGAGTTGGGGATTGATTCGGTTTGTGTTAATGCGTTTTCGCCTCCGGTGAAGAAGCCGGAGATTCCATCACCTTATTTAGGGTTTTTGTTGAAGATTCCGGAGAAGATGTTTACGGCTGTGAAGCCAAAGCCGTTGTCGAAGAAGGCGTTGGAGTTGAAGAGGCAAAGGGAACAGCTTAAAAGGCAGAGGGATGAGGATTTGAAGCGGACGAAATTGGAGCAGGAGATGATGGAGAATGCAATTAAAATGCAGAGGAAGACAGAGGAGAGGAATAGGAGGAGGGAGCAACAGAAGATTAGGAAGGAGGAGTCGTTGCTTAGAGCACAACGGGAAAGTCTGCGTACTAGCAGTATATGGGATGATTTGGCCCAAGACAAAAATGTTACAACACTACTTGGGCTGCTTTTCTTTTACATATTTTATCGTACTGTTGTTCTGAGTTATAAGAAGCAGAAGAAGGATTATGAGGATAGGTTGAAGATCGAGAAAGCGGATGCAGAGGAGAAGAGGAAAATGAGAGAGCTTGAGAGGGAAATGCTGGGGATGGAAGCTGAAGACATTAAGGCTGAGACTGAGGATGAGGAAGGAGCACAAACTGAGGAAAATCCTTACATGAAGATGGCAGAGCAGTTCATGAAGTCTGGTGCTCGTGTCCGTAAGGCACGTAACGGCAGACTTCCTCAGTATATGGAAAGAGGAATGGATGTCAAGTTCACAGATGTTGCGGGTCTAGGTAAAATACGACTTGAACTggaagaaattgtgaagttctttACCCATGGAGAAATGTACCGCAGGAGGGGAGTCAGGATACCTGGTCAGAAATCTTCCTCCATCTTGACGTAACTTGAACTGAATAATATATATAGACTTACTTTTATAGTTACTGAGTATGCATTTCTTTATAGTGAATTCTTTTTTAAT from Apium graveolens cultivar Ventura chromosome 5, ASM990537v1, whole genome shotgun sequence includes the following:
- the LOC141723896 gene encoding putative inactive ATP-dependent zinc metalloprotease FTSHI 2, chloroplastic isoform X2 — translated: MACTCNFTSSFLSTTQYLRNTKTRFTTNSIRIGPLISCNLGNSIHDEDDNWEKNVIKLVRLSVTLTVVSAAFPQGVNAVKVTKRSKNKKTVEAFTPEQLKVWSEGLPVVAKRIAYSEILGLKKEGRLKHIIKPPDVELKQRAEVVLVVLEDSRVLRIVLPSFEVDPKFWVEWDELGIDSVCVNAFSPPVKKPEIPSPYLGFLLKIPEKMFTAVKPKPLSKKALELKRQREQLKRQRDEDLKRTKLEQEMMENAIKMQRKTEERNRRREQQKIRKEESLLRAQRESLRTSSIWDDLAQDKNVTTLLGLLFFYIFYRTVVLSYKKQKKDYEDRLKIEKADAEEKRKMRELEREMLGMEAEDIKAETEDEEGAQTEENPYMKMAEQFMKSGARVRKARNGRLPQYMERGMDVKFTDVAGLGKIRLELEEIVKFFTHGEMYRRRGVRIPGGILLCGPPGVGKTLLAKAVAGEAGVNFFSISASQFVEIYVGVGASRVRALYQEARENAPSVVFIDELDAVGRERGLIKGSGGQERDATLNQLLVSLDGFEGRGNVITIASTNRPDILDPALVRPGRFDRKIFIPKPGLIGRVEILKVHARKKPMAVDVDYMAVASMTDGMVGAELANIIEVGAINMMREGRTEITTDDLLQAAQVEDRGMLDRKDRSPEIWKQVAINEAAMAVVAVNFPDLRNIEFLTIAPRAGRELGYVRMKLDHIKFKEGMLSRQSLLDYITVQLAPRAADEFWYGEGQEIDTEALRILNMCYEHAKEILQQNRKLMDAVVDELVLKKNITKEEFSKLVELHGSLRPAPPSILDIRVAKRLEFEDIMMKERETAVQNSV
- the LOC141723896 gene encoding putative inactive ATP-dependent zinc metalloprotease FTSHI 2, chloroplastic isoform X1; its protein translation is MACTCNFTSSFLSTTQYLRNTKTRFTTNSIRIGPLISCNLGNSIHDEDDNWEKNVIKLVRLSVTLTVVSAAFPQGVNAVKVTKRSKNKKTVEAFTPEQLKVWSEGLPVVAKRIAYSEILGLKKEGRLKHIIKPPDVELKQRAEVVLVVLEDSRVLRIVLPSFEVDPKFWVEWDELGIDSVCVNAFSPPVKKPEIPSPYLGFLLKIPEKMFTAVKPKPLSKKALELKRQREQLKRQRDEDLKRTKLEQEMMENAIKMQRKTEERNRRREQQKIRKEESLLRAQRESLRTSSIWDDLAQDKNVTTLLGLLFFYIFYRTVVLSYKKQKKDYEDRLKIEKADAEEKRKMRELEREMLGMEAEDIKAETEDEEGAQTEENPYMKMAEQFMKSGARVRKARNGRLPQYMERGMDVKFTDVAGLGKIRLELEEIVKFFTHGEMYRRRGVRIPGGILLCGPPGVGKTLLAKAVAGEAGVNFFSISASQFVEIYVGVGASRVRALYQEARENAPSVVFIDELDAVGRERGLIKGSGGQERDATLNQLLVSLDGFEGRGNVITIASTNRPDILDPALVRPGRFDRKIFIPKPGLIGRVEILKVHARKKPMAVDVDYMAVASMTDGMVGAELANIIEVGAINMMREGRTEITTDDLLQAAQVEDRGMLDRKDRSPEIWKQVAINEAAMAVVAVNFPDLRNIEFLTIAPRAGRELGYVRMKLDHIKFKEGMLSRQSLLDYITVQLAPRAADEFWYGEGQLSTIWAETMDNARSAARTFVLGGLSDKYYGLSNFWDADRINEIDTEALRILNMCYEHAKEILQQNRKLMDAVVDELVLKKNITKEEFSKLVELHGSLRPAPPSILDIRVAKRLEFEDIMMKERETAVQNSV